The Hymenobacter sp. 5317J-9 genome has a window encoding:
- a CDS encoding DUF4835 family protein — MLRKLLAALPILVLLLAGPVARAQELQAEVTVTTENVTISDPTIVTSMQKDIREFLNNRAWTTQTYRDGERIRLRMFIGITTIPQNGTYNCIMRLVSTRPVYGTGYETNVISINDKSFNFNYSPQMSLRFSPNSFDSNLSSLLGYYAYLVIGIDRDTFGKLGGTPYYELARNIVNYSANQTTTNEPDEGWRGTGSRERHFLLDNLTDPQFEAVRTGLYNYYRLGMDVFIEKPEEARASVMAALTGIQKAAITRPGSLIFRAFFDAKAEEIANIFRTSPDQSQKQQLVTMLTEVDPGNSAKYQTVLK, encoded by the coding sequence ATGTTGCGAAAACTCCTCGCGGCCCTGCCGATACTCGTTTTGCTGCTGGCCGGCCCCGTGGCCCGCGCCCAGGAGCTGCAGGCCGAAGTGACGGTGACCACCGAAAACGTGACGATTTCGGACCCCACCATCGTCACGAGCATGCAAAAGGACATCCGCGAGTTCCTGAACAACCGCGCCTGGACCACCCAAACCTACCGCGACGGGGAGCGCATTCGCCTGCGCATGTTCATCGGCATCACCACCATCCCGCAAAACGGCACCTACAACTGCATCATGCGCTTGGTGTCGACGCGGCCGGTGTACGGCACGGGCTACGAAACCAACGTCATCAGCATCAACGACAAGAGTTTCAATTTCAACTACTCGCCGCAGATGTCGCTGCGCTTCTCGCCCAACAGCTTCGACTCCAACCTGTCGTCGCTGCTGGGGTACTACGCCTACCTCGTCATTGGCATCGACCGCGACACGTTCGGCAAGCTTGGCGGCACGCCGTACTACGAGCTGGCCCGCAACATTGTGAACTACTCGGCCAACCAGACCACCACCAACGAGCCCGACGAAGGATGGCGCGGCACGGGTTCGCGCGAGCGTCACTTCCTGCTCGACAACCTCACCGACCCGCAATTTGAAGCCGTGCGCACCGGCTTGTACAATTACTACCGCTTGGGCATGGACGTGTTTATCGAAAAGCCCGAAGAAGCCCGCGCCTCGGTAATGGCTGCTCTCACCGGCATCCAGAAAGCCGCCATTACGCGGCCGGGCTCGTTGATTTTCCGGGCGTTTTTCGACGCTAAGGCCGAGGAAATTGCCAACATCTTCCGCACCAGTCCGGACCAGTCGCAGAAGCAGCAGCTTGTGACCATGCTCACGGAAGTGGACCCCGGCAATTCGGCTAAATACCAAACTGTATTGAAGTAA